A window of Watersipora subatra chromosome 10, tzWatSuba1.1, whole genome shotgun sequence genomic DNA:
gtatttctcttttcatttacCATCGGTATTTACCCCAGGTGTTCTGTCACAATGCTACCACTTCACAAATTTCTATCTAAAACACGAGGTCGTAAGTCCAAACCAATGTAGAACAAGTCTGTAACATGAAGACAACTTGTATGTACTTGTTAGATATCTCAATCATCTATGCTAACCTTTGATctgtgttatacattgtttataCAGTGTTTATTGACAGAATATATGACACTGTACTAGCAAATATCATTCTATATATTACAAAGGTAATTTAGTCTATTAAGGTGCATCAGGCGCAAAAATCCTGTTGAGCAAATGCGTTTTACCTGTTGCACAATATTGCTTTGAACAATGTTCATAACAAACCGGTTCCAGTTTGTGAATTCATTTTTTTTCTGTACCAATCTGCTTGAATTGCTTTGCTAAGAGCTCAAATGGCAGTTGGTTTCCTTTCCCTTTTCATGAACTTTGCTATAGGAATGTTTCTTCCTCATTTGGTATTATATATAGTAGCAGCCATAACAGGTGGTTGTAGTGGGTGAACCAGGAACCAGACATTACATTGCTGGGTCTGAAACAATGtcatgtattatataattaatggTGTACTCTTTGAGATAGCCTAAGGTCATCAACAAATTCCTTATGGTTTATTAAACTAAAGGCTATTTTAATACCCGGGATACTAGTTATTTTCATCAATTAGGAACTATTAGTCATGTTCATCAATGTGACTCCATTACTGCTTCATATAGCAAAgttatgaatttaaaaaaagaggtttagttatatataattgTGGTTATTAAAGAAAGTCTAACGGTGCATTGCATATGGATGAAGAGAGGTTGaaagaataagtatatttaatcaagaataataaaatgcaaacagAATGTATTACAATACAGGGAACAAAATCATGTGATTACTTTGACAATGTGTGTCTAGTGGGGCTCGCACGTGTTCTTATTTACTATAAGCCTGCCCAGGGGTTTGAGGGCAGGCTGGTCATTTCTCTTGTCAATGCTCATTAGCTGGTTAGGCTAAAGCGTAGGTCTCTCGGCATCTTTAGTGTCTGTTTGGGTAGATTGTCAGTATCGGCTGCCAAACTATTAACTGTCCGGGTGGTGACATTGATTACCTGTCAAGTTTGTATCACCTGGGGTCTGTAGGTACGCAGCGAATTGTTCCAGCCTCCTCTGAGTAGCAGCCAAATCTGAATAAACAGACATTTGTCATCATAATTGATATAGAAACAAGGGTTAATTTTAATAACGAGCAGAGATATATCAATGACAAACCTCTACCTATCTGTTAAGAACAGTCTAAAAGTCAAACTGCCGCCATTTTGATTGAACATCTTGAGCTTATGCAGTAAATTCTCACATACTATGTAATTCAAGCGGCATCAACATAACTACATAAAGTTACCAGGAGTGAGACATGATTGATCAACCACAGCCTTATAGAATCAGACCCTCAGAGGAATaccacagctagtataatatatactagtaggTATTTTATCGGTTACACTGTCTTCCTGTAGTATGGTTACTTGCTGTCTAGCTTGAACCAATGCTATAAAGGTGAGAGGGAAAAACCGTCTGTTACATGGGTGACACTCTTACTGCTTATATTTGTGCTTAAATGTAAATAGATCTGTCTACTCTGACTCTGATCTGCATTGTTAGTTACAGAAGTAACTGACTTCTCTCCCTCAGTACTGTACTAACAACGGACTAGTAGAACAGTAACATAGGAAGTTACCTTCTGCTTGCTGCTGAGTATCTCTTTGTAGAGCAGATACTTTAGGATCACTTTCTATTTGCAGTGTTGTTATTCGTTGTCTAGCGTCATCCAATGCTACAACATTGTGAAAAAAGAATTTGCTGATAGATGTGCAACATTTTCATTGCTCACACCTGACAATCCCAGCAGACAATGAACGCATTGGTGGGTATATGTACCTTTGCACATTTACCTGCTAAAAAAGCATTCATATGCATTGTTAATTACATAAGGAACAAACTTCTCTCCCTCAGTACTGTACTAACAATAGGCTAGTGAAACAATAACATAGGAAGTTACCTTCTGCCTGCTGCTGAGTATGTTTCTGTAGAGCTGATACTTTCTGGTCACCTTCTCTCTGTAGAGCGAAAAGTTTCTGGTCACTTTCTATTTGCAGTGTTGTAATTCGTTGTCTAGCGTCATCCAAAGCTGCAGCAGAGGTGAAAAAAACTTGCTGATAGATATTCAACACTTTCATTGCTCACATTTGACAATGACAGAAGATACTGAATACATTGGTGAGTAAATGTACCTTAGCACATTTACATGCTAACAAGGCTTTCATATGCATTGTTAATTACAGAAGGAACTGAATGACTGGGCATAAAGGCAGGAATGTAAATGGTAGCGCAGAGACTGGGGGGTGTAAAAGCAGGGACGTATGTAGAAGCACAGAGGCAGTGAGTAGGTGCCTATAGGCAAAGGCAAATGCCTAAAGGCAGAAACAGCTGGCCTGGCAGGTGTGGGTGGCAGAGCTCAGTCTTGAGCCgttctataaatataatctaCTGTATGTGCATTGTATATAGTAGCATAGATGCTGGCAATCTTGCGCACAAGTAGGCAGGCAGAATATGTGGAGTGCTATCGATCGAGTTGTGTACTCAGCAGTGAAATTGCGCAATCAGGTTTTACCTGAAATCAAAAGCGCATGAGCATCATGGACTCACGCAAGCTTGCGACAGGATGGCTGGCTGACTTCCAAGCAGGTGGGGCAAACAGGATGTTAGGTGCTTTTAGTAGGAGACCAGGCCCGCGTACTACTAATAATAGCTTGACTGCTCAGCTAGCTAAACGCTGCAAGTTTGATCGAGCTTCTTGCAAGGCAAAACATTCGTGAACATGAACACCTATGCATTCCGGCAGGCTGGTTGCTTGATGAAGTTTCAGTACACTCACTCTAATTCAAAAGTAAGCTTATTTCCTTGGCTGAATTGTGACTGGCCACCAGATTCATTGTAGTAGTACTGAGTGTTTCACCCGCAGAAGCAATTCGCgctcaagaaaaatgaaattcttgaaaaatttataaaactctGTAGTTATTGCCAGCCAAGCCAAACATACCACAACATGTAATGTGTGGGAtgaataaaactaaaacatcATTTCATATCTACAGGTGTTAATGGAAGAGAGGTTGAATGTATCTGgtagaaataaattttgatgtCATTTTATAAGAAATCCTCCAACCAGCACCAGCAAATATGAAAATCAGCCAAAACTCAACATCATACTAGTTGTTCCTAAGACACCTGCCTTAGAAAATGGAACCGCACAATGTCTTATAGTCCATAAGAACGGCAAATCAACTATTCTGATTTTATTCTTtaaatcaaacattttttttattatagatttAAACTCTGAATATTGAGGCATGAAGCTGCTACAATAGTTACTTTAGTCTATCATTAGAATGTCATCTAGTCCACTACTAAACATGATAAAGAATAGAGTCATGTTATGTTAAGAACTTAGACTATTTAACAATTAAATTGCTGTGGATAACCTAAACTGTTCGGCTGGAAGCTGGAGACAAGCAGCAATCTGTTTATGCAAGACTCAGTGAGTTTACAGAAAAATAGAGATGCAATTATCCAGGGTATGTCCGAGGGTTCAACAGTAAATGTATACAATGAATGAATTACTagcatttagtttagattttgagtagaaagttgctgagactgaagagtttagcagtagaacagttcaagtgagtagctggtatcacactgtataacatTCCTACCTTCTACTACTGGCTGCTTCTTCCATCTCTTCAACAGCTCTGATGAATCTTTATTTCCCATAAACTCAGCCTCCTCCAACGGAGTCCTTTTGTATTTATTCTTTATGTTGAGGAGTGAAGCGACAGTCACTAGAGACACGGATCCTAACATGACCTTCAGAGCAGTTGTCTGTCCATTGTATGCTGCACAGTGTAGTGGAGTGTTGAGGTAGTTATCCTGTATGTTTAATAGGGAGTCTCTCTGTAGTGAGGAGAAGATGTAGAGGAGGGACTCTATACACTTGCTACTTCCCCATTCTGCAGCCACTGCTATAGCTGTGGTACCGTATTCATCCTTCTCAGCTACAAACTTGTACTTCCTCTCatcactcactgtgtctatcagTAACTCTACACACTCACTGTATCCCCTCCCTGCAGCAATGTGTAGCGCTGTATATCCATCATTCTCTTTCATCCAGAGCAACTCGTCTGCTGTTCTTCTAATTGGTGAGAGAAGCAGGCGACAGATTTCTGTGTGGCCCTTATATGCAGCTACCAAAATAGCTGAGTATGAGTCATGCTTGATAGTAATGAGTAACCTGAGTAGCTCAGCTGGTTGGACTGACTCTAAGGCTGCCCTCAACTCATGCATCTTCATTTTTCTCTCCTTCACGTAACTCTTCAGCAGTCCTTCcatgtttaactgtaacatatgtactgcactctattagctgctgcatacagtaaaatatgatagagaaatgagtacaaaatgtgactcaactgcagagttggaaagctgccaaccataacagagtgtctgcaggtgaaccctggaTAGTTTACAGAGTATAAAAAGGAGCCCAGAGATGTCAGACTCTGGCAAAGCTgagaaacatgaaatatctgcagtaggaagtgtttgctggTCTGATAATGACTGAGGAATGAAATCAGagcctcctgaccttaacttaacctcactacaTGACATACTCTTTGAGTCTCCTCAaggtagagagtgatagtctcagtAGGTCAGAGTTATAGAGTCAGAGtgtctctcctcatctactctattattcccagcAAGTACAAAatcaacagatgctaatataacatataagttatacttacctgtaGCTACTATGTTTGTCACCTGCTCTGACTACTACAGGCTTTTTTATAGCTTGTAGCTGGCTACAACAATGTTATCTGTCTCTTGATTGGCTGAGATGAATAAGAGTTATTCAAGCAGTGAATCATGACGAATCTATCAGATATTGAATAAAGGAACAGGAGCTTATTGTAACTGCAGCTTCATGATTGGCTGGTTCTACAGCCTTTTAGTTCGCTGGTTTCGCTCgttgtttattatttaaagtgaagtttatctgcttaaaatgactaaaataatGCACTTGAAATCTCTCACTAGTTCTAcagtatatctatcactagttctactgtataactATCACTAGATCTACTGTATATCTCTCACtagttttagtatatatatatatatatatatatatatatatttatatatatatataaataaatatatatatatatatatatatattgaccaaactgagtatatgctcccttacttcggtttggttgagcactctgtgagaggtgcggcactattagcctttgtgcaaagctcatcactttcgtgatttgagcactctggtgccagcacattgactttcttaaagtctgtgagacaacctagttgtttcatgacaggaagtcaactctcattggtaatgggatttgtgtcccttgcctaagctctgagctgcactgatgaggcttcaatagccgaaacagtactgtctgtagcatgagtatatgctcccttacttcggtttggttgagcactctgtgagaagtgcggcactattagcctttgtgcaaaacTCATCACTTtcgtgatttgagcactctggtgccagcacattgactttcttaaaatctgtgaggcaacctagttgtttcatggcaggaagtcaactctcattggcaatgggatttgtgtcccttgcctaagctctgagctgcactgatgaggcttcaatagccgaaacagtactgtctgtagcatgatgtatatatatatatatacatgtatatctataaaggATAAACATAATAGACTTCCCTCCGACAATTATTGGagtgttttttttacaatttcgtGTATAGAGCAGATATGTTTGTATACATCTGGTTGTTATGTGAACAATCTCTATCAAATGTTACGGAACCAAAGAAATAGTCTAACGTGTGAAATGAAGTTATTTTGGGTCATATAAGACAGCATAGACTTCAATCCCCTGAGGTAGGAATTCTTCTGTTCTGCCATCTGTGTATTGATAGAGCTGATGCTGGTTGCATATAACCTGATGTTATAACCACAGGAGCAACCTAAAACACCACACAGATATGGAAATTATTCAGCTGATAAGCTAACAAAAACACTACCAAACAtagtcaaaattaacatttcGGATCATATCACATGTTATGGCAAAGAGTTACCAGTTACCATATACATGCACCACAGGCTATTGGATTTTTGTATGTTTACCTGTGTGGTTCCACCAATGCATCTTATCTACGAAGAACTTGGTGCATTTGAAAAACCCTGGATCTCTTCTTAGGCAGAACTTTTGCAAGTTGCAGGCATTGTCATATATGATGATATCTGGAGCTGAACTTGAAAACAACCATATGATTACAGGTTTTTTTTGTATTAATATGTCATGATGGCTGGCAGCAACATACAGAGTTTTTTTGAGAA
This region includes:
- the LOC137407301 gene encoding ankyrin repeat, PH and SEC7 domain containing protein secG-like; amino-acid sequence: MLGSVSLVTFSSLLNIKNSDKRTPLEEAVFRGKKESSELLKRWEKQPVVESVNYGFSVMDRGESPNIPYTVLRCRFVKGCSCGYNIRLYATSISSINTQMAEQKNSYLRGLKSMLSYMTQNNFISHLNMEGLLKSYVKERKMKMHELRAALESVQPAELLRLLITIKHDSYSAILVAAYKGHTEICRLLLSPIRRTADELLWMKENDGYTALHIAAGRGYSECVELLIDTVSDERKYKFVAEKDEYGTTAIAVAAEWGSSKCIESLLYIFSSLQRDSLLNIQDNYLNTPLHCAAYNGQTTALKVMLGSVSLVTVASLLNIKNKYKRTPLEEAEFMGNKDSSELLKRWKKQPVVEALNDAKQQIKTLQKKTEQQAGALDDARQRITTLQLESDQKLSALQREGEQKVSALQRESDQKVSALQRHTQQQAEALVEARQQVTTLQEDSERMLLLVQEEARQQRAELSATQRRLEQFAAYLQAQGDTNLTDNQCHHPNS